A DNA window from Acropora palmata chromosome 12, jaAcrPala1.3, whole genome shotgun sequence contains the following coding sequences:
- the LOC141860521 gene encoding uncharacterized protein LOC141860521: protein MLLKSMSHQLILHSYPFYFLGRRYVLMNHHMLLHLKKSVADHGPLWCTSLFVFEDWNGDLDSFFHGTQNIAGQIMTAVVSHQQLPKLIKEMPPGQAKDIVMRLRGHSEKHNRTHLKGSFYAIGAMKGSSNRFSFEDDLLCFLGLESLSAVKYFTRLQVGDTVFHSKMYKRVSRRNSFTIMYRQGASINYGQIEVFFKGPVNSQTNYRYCGAVISPMLRATQGLCERHPVLGMPVHHILTLKKPNNIHFVMV, encoded by the exons ATGTTGTTGAAAAGCATGAGCCATCAACTGATTCTCCATTCATACCCATTTTACTTCCTAGGTCGAAGATATGTCTTAATGAATCATCACATGCTCCTCCATTTGAAGAAATCTGTTGCTGATCATGGACCTCTTTGGTGTacctctttgtttgtttttgaagacTGGAATGGGGATTTGGATAGTTTTTTCCATGGAACACAGAATATTGCTGGCCAA ATAATGACTGCTGTGGTGAGTCATCAGCAACTTCCTAAACTCATCAAGGAGATGCCACCAGGCCAAGCAAAGGATATTGTGATGAGACTGCGGGGACATAGTGAAAA GCACAACAGGACTCATCTGAAGGGTAGTTTTTATGCCATTGGTGCTATGAAGGGTTCTTCTAACAGATTCTCATTTGAGGACgatcttctttgttttctgggCTTGGAGTCACTCTCAGCTGTTAAGTACTTTACAAGACTTCAAGTTGGAGACACAGTTTTTCACTCCAAAATGTATAAGAGGGTCTCAAGGAGAAACTCTTTCACCATCATGTATCGTCAAGGTGCATCAATTAATTATGGCCAAATTGAAGTATTTTTCAAGGGGCCTGTAAATTCCCAAACCAATTACCGGTATTGTGGAGCAGTGATTTCACCAATGCTGAGGGCCACTCAAGGTTTGTGTGAGAGACACCCAGTCCTTGGAATGCCAGTCCACCACATTTTGACTCTCAAGAAGCCCAACAATATTCATTTTGTTATGGTTTAG